One Candidatus Omnitrophota bacterium genomic region harbors:
- a CDS encoding indole-3-glycerol phosphate synthase TrpC, with amino-acid sequence MAKTDSLKQIVAKKKERLAQAKLALPEEELKSRIAGLPPARPFLEAINKNKQISLIAEIKKQSPSAGLIREDFSPSAIAAVYKDAGCQAISVLTEEDFFSGNTAYINEVRTAVDLPVLRKDFIFEPYQVYESRSAGADAILLIADLLSKDSLSEMIALADSLGMDCLVESHEEKELKKVLSLKITPAEPQGQPDKILLPRSKARKTVSFAVGLNNRDLRTLEVDLKLTERLYTLIPKDRVVVVESGLKSYQDILFLKILGVNAVLVGEAILKSADMKSAIQDIMGW; translated from the coding sequence ATGGCAAAAACTGATTCCCTGAAACAGATCGTAGCCAAGAAAAAAGAGCGCCTGGCACAGGCAAAGCTGGCATTGCCGGAGGAAGAGCTTAAATCCCGGATCGCCGGATTGCCTCCTGCGCGGCCGTTTTTGGAAGCGATAAATAAGAATAAGCAGATATCCTTGATCGCCGAAATAAAGAAACAATCCCCGTCAGCCGGGTTGATCCGGGAGGATTTTTCACCCTCCGCGATAGCCGCGGTATACAAGGATGCCGGATGTCAGGCGATATCGGTCTTGACCGAAGAGGACTTTTTTAGCGGCAATACCGCGTATATAAACGAAGTGAGAACCGCGGTGGATCTGCCGGTGTTGAGAAAGGATTTTATCTTCGAGCCTTATCAGGTTTACGAGTCCAGATCAGCCGGGGCGGACGCCATCCTTTTGATCGCCGATCTGTTATCCAAGGATAGTTTGTCGGAAATGATCGCGTTGGCTGATTCACTGGGCATGGATTGTTTGGTTGAATCCCACGAGGAAAAAGAATTGAAGAAGGTTTTGAGCCTTAAGATAACGCCGGCTGAACCGCAGGGCCAGCCGGACAAAATATTATTGCCGCGTTCCAAGGCAAGAAAAACGGTTTCTTTCGCGGTCGGGTTGAATAACCGAGACCTGCGTACCCTGGAAGTGGATCTCAAGTTAACTGAACGGCTGTATACCCTGATACCTAAAGACCGGGTAGTGGTGGTGGAAAGCGGGCTTAAAAGTTACCAGGATATATTGTTCCTTAAGATTTTAGGGGTCAACGCCGTACTGGTGGGAGAGGCGATTTTGAAATCCGCTGATATGAAATCAGCGATCCAGGATATAATGGGATGGTAA
- a CDS encoding phosphoribosylanthranilate isomerase has translation MVKVKICGITDLKDGLAAIEAGCDALGFVFFRKSKRYVTEKKAKAIIAGLGADIIKVGVFVNAREDRIRRIARSCRLDMLQFHGNEAPQFCARFKGHKVIKAFGVKGEMDFAGIEKYKTFARLFDSISGSRMGGGGKKFDWRHLSGQGQLSKKTVFLSGGLDERNVRKAINIVRPEWVDVSSAVEKTPGRKDPAKMRRFIRMAKG, from the coding sequence ATGGTAAAGGTAAAGATCTGCGGGATAACCGATTTGAAGGATGGGTTGGCCGCGATAGAAGCGGGCTGCGATGCATTGGGTTTCGTCTTTTTTCGCAAAAGCAAACGTTATGTGACGGAGAAAAAGGCCAAGGCTATTATCGCCGGGCTTGGTGCGGATATTATTAAAGTCGGCGTATTCGTCAATGCCCGTGAGGATAGGATAAGGCGCATTGCCAGGTCGTGCCGGCTGGATATGCTCCAATTCCACGGCAATGAGGCCCCGCAGTTTTGCGCAAGGTTTAAGGGGCATAAGGTGATCAAGGCCTTTGGGGTTAAAGGCGAGATGGATTTCGCCGGGATTGAAAAATATAAAACATTCGCCAGGCTTTTTGATTCGATATCCGGTTCGCGTATGGGGGGGGGCGGGAAAAAATTCGATTGGCGCCATTTATCCGGGCAGGGACAGTTGAGCAAGAAGACTGTGTTTTTGTCCGGAGGCCTGGATGAGCGTAATGTCCGTAAGGCGATAAATATTGTCAGGCCGGAATGGGTGGATGTATCCAGCGCGGTGGAGAAAACCCCGGGCAGGAAAGATCCGGCAAAAATGCGCAGATTTATCAGAATGGCCAAAGGTTAA
- the acsC gene encoding acetyl-CoA decarbonylase/synthase complex subunit gamma, whose amino-acid sequence MALSGLDIYKLLPKTNCKECGFATCLAFAMQLAKKAVSIDKCPYVNAQVKQSLEAASLPPIRPVIIGAGSGKIEVGNETVMFRHEEKFRNPCALGFIIDDDLKDNEIKAKLARINGLKFERVGQELLVNLVAVKQKSDAKRFVQAVKNIYADTELALVLMSDDPAALKDALAIAKERRPLIYAASGSNSADLGKLAVEFKVPLAVKARDLDEASALTQEMNKLGVNDLIIDVTSPEIKDKLKDLTQIRRLALKKSNRSLGYPSLAVIEEKDPYQEVMAAGTFILKYASIVLMRGIENWQVLSLLTLRQNIYTDPQKPLQIEPKVYSIGQVGPKSPVLVTTNFSLSYYTVVGEVEASKIPSYIISVDTEGMSVLTAWAAEKFTPEKIADSINKFAVADLVAQKKLIIPGYVAVMSGDLEDKSGWEIIVGPKEAAGIPTFLKNLSS is encoded by the coding sequence ATGGCGCTTTCAGGATTGGATATCTACAAATTATTGCCTAAAACGAATTGTAAGGAATGCGGTTTTGCCACCTGCCTCGCTTTCGCCATGCAATTAGCCAAGAAGGCGGTCAGTATCGATAAATGCCCTTATGTGAACGCCCAGGTCAAGCAAAGCCTGGAGGCCGCCAGCTTACCTCCGATCAGGCCGGTTATAATCGGCGCGGGCAGCGGCAAGATAGAGGTGGGCAATGAGACCGTTATGTTCCGCCACGAGGAAAAATTCCGTAACCCCTGCGCGTTAGGCTTCATTATCGATGATGATCTTAAAGATAACGAGATCAAAGCGAAGTTAGCCAGGATCAACGGGTTAAAGTTCGAGCGCGTCGGCCAGGAGCTTTTGGTTAACCTGGTGGCGGTAAAACAGAAAAGCGACGCCAAAAGATTTGTCCAAGCGGTCAAGAATATTTACGCCGATACCGAACTGGCGCTGGTTTTGATGAGCGATGATCCGGCAGCTTTGAAGGATGCGCTGGCAATAGCCAAAGAGCGCCGTCCGCTTATTTACGCCGCGAGCGGTTCGAATTCCGCGGATCTGGGGAAATTAGCCGTTGAATTCAAGGTTCCTCTGGCGGTGAAGGCCAGGGATTTGGATGAGGCTTCAGCCTTGACCCAGGAAATGAATAAGCTGGGTGTCAATGACCTGATCATCGACGTCACATCCCCTGAAATAAAAGATAAGCTTAAGGACCTTACCCAGATCCGCAGGCTTGCGCTTAAGAAATCCAACCGCAGCCTGGGGTATCCTTCTTTGGCTGTTATCGAGGAGAAAGACCCTTACCAGGAGGTCATGGCCGCCGGGACTTTCATACTTAAATACGCTTCCATTGTCCTGATGCGCGGGATCGAGAATTGGCAGGTGCTTTCGCTTTTGACCTTGCGCCAGAATATTTATACCGATCCGCAGAAGCCTTTGCAGATCGAGCCGAAGGTCTATTCCATTGGCCAGGTGGGCCCGAAGTCCCCGGTATTAGTGACCACTAATTTTTCCCTGAGTTATTATACTGTCGTGGGCGAGGTTGAAGCCAGTAAAATACCTTCATATATAATCAGCGTGGACACTGAAGGGATGTCAGTGTTGACTGCCTGGGCCGCGGAGAAATTCACTCCGGAAAAAATAGCGGATTCGATCAATAAGTTCGCTGTGGCTGACCTGGTTGCGCAGAAAAAACTGATTATCCCGGGCTATGTGGCGGTGATGAGCGGCGACCTTGAGGATAAATCCGGCTGGGAGATCATTGTTGGGCCGAAAGAGGCGGCAGGTATCCCAACGTTCCTCAAAAACCTCAGTTCCTAG
- a CDS encoding ASKHA domain-containing protein, with the protein MERYKVTFYPDKKSVEVDKDRTILSAAISAGIYINSSCGGDGVCGRCKIILKSGDVLSQPTGRISQDEKNANVYLACLSAIQSDCEVEIPQQSRLEMDKLSQQDLELRLKGLYQKAEDIQFIEPGFIDSSAGHSPLATKIYLELPASNMEDNAADLERIYRQIHKAGGIEINRTSLATIRQLSELLRASDWKVTVTVAQRNNGFEIVFIEPGDTSGRNFGLVFDIGTTTISGQLVDLNKRRILGTKATYNKQASFGADVITRIIYAQKQEGLEKLHHVVIDCMNQIIQGLIKEHNVDLNDVTCVFCAGNTTMIHLLLRIDPTYIRKQPYVPVLNFVPVLRASEAGIKINPHGLLGCVPGISSYVGGDVTAGILACAMDKKDELSILIDIGTNGEIALGNKEFMAVTSASAGPAFEGSGVGCGMRSSRGAIHKVKITKDLTVTYSCIADCKPRGICGSGYIDLIAEMLKAGVMDKNGKIKAISHKRIRKGEFGREFIVAFQEESDSASDIVVNEADIENLKRAKAAIYSATNIMLKHMSLDYGMIKKIYVAGGFGTSLDIDNAISIGLLPDLDKSVFSFVGNSSLAGCRQALLSGQAVDKVNEIAKAAVYFELSAEPGYMDEYMAALFFPHTDLAKFPNVRFN; encoded by the coding sequence ATGGAGAGATATAAGGTAACGTTTTACCCGGATAAAAAGAGCGTAGAGGTGGATAAGGACCGTACTATTCTGTCCGCCGCTATATCAGCCGGGATATATATCAATTCCAGCTGCGGCGGGGATGGGGTATGCGGCCGATGCAAGATTATCTTGAAAAGCGGTGATGTCCTTAGCCAGCCTACCGGCAGGATCAGCCAGGACGAAAAGAACGCGAACGTTTACCTGGCCTGTCTTAGCGCCATACAAAGCGATTGCGAGGTTGAGATCCCGCAGCAGTCCAGGCTGGAGATGGATAAATTATCCCAGCAGGACCTGGAATTAAGGCTCAAAGGATTATATCAGAAGGCTGAAGATATCCAGTTCATTGAGCCCGGTTTTATCGACAGCTCCGCGGGCCATTCGCCTTTGGCCACAAAAATATACCTGGAGTTGCCTGCTTCAAATATGGAGGATAACGCCGCGGATCTCGAGCGTATTTACCGCCAGATCCATAAGGCCGGCGGCATAGAGATCAACCGGACCAGCCTGGCGACAATACGGCAGTTAAGCGAATTACTGCGCGCTTCGGATTGGAAGGTCACGGTTACTGTCGCCCAGAGGAATAACGGCTTTGAGATAGTTTTTATCGAGCCCGGCGATACCTCGGGACGGAATTTCGGCCTGGTTTTTGATATCGGCACTACCACTATTTCCGGCCAACTGGTCGATCTGAATAAACGCAGGATCCTGGGGACCAAAGCCACGTATAACAAACAGGCGAGTTTCGGCGCTGACGTGATCACCAGGATTATTTATGCCCAGAAGCAGGAAGGCCTGGAAAAACTGCACCATGTGGTCATTGACTGCATGAACCAGATCATTCAGGGGCTTATTAAAGAGCATAACGTAGATCTTAACGATGTTACCTGCGTTTTCTGCGCCGGCAATACCACAATGATCCATTTGCTTTTAAGGATCGACCCGACTTATATCCGTAAACAGCCTTATGTGCCGGTCCTGAATTTCGTGCCGGTGCTCCGGGCGTCCGAGGCAGGTATAAAGATCAATCCGCACGGGTTACTCGGCTGCGTGCCCGGGATATCCAGTTATGTGGGCGGGGATGTCACTGCCGGGATCCTGGCCTGCGCAATGGATAAAAAGGACGAGTTGAGTATTCTGATCGACATCGGGACCAACGGCGAGATCGCTTTAGGCAATAAAGAATTTATGGCGGTCACCTCGGCCTCTGCCGGCCCGGCATTTGAAGGCTCGGGCGTGGGTTGCGGTATGCGTTCTTCCAGAGGCGCGATACACAAGGTAAAGATCACCAAAGACCTGACTGTGACTTACAGCTGCATAGCGGACTGTAAGCCTCGCGGGATCTGCGGATCGGGATATATCGACCTTATCGCGGAAATGCTCAAAGCCGGCGTCATGGATAAGAACGGAAAAATAAAAGCTATCAGCCATAAACGTATCCGTAAAGGCGAATTCGGCAGGGAATTCATCGTGGCGTTCCAAGAAGAATCGGATTCAGCCAGTGATATAGTGGTCAATGAAGCGGATATAGAGAACCTGAAAAGGGCCAAGGCGGCTATTTATTCCGCTACCAATATAATGCTCAAGCATATGTCGCTGGATTACGGGATGATCAAAAAGATCTATGTGGCCGGAGGCTTCGGCACTTCGCTGGATATAGATAACGCCATAAGCATCGGGCTTTTGCCGGACCTGGATAAGTCGGTTTTTTCCTTTGTGGGGAACAGCTCTTTGGCCGGATGCCGACAAGCGCTTTTGTCGGGGCAGGCAGTGGATAAGGTTAATGAGATCGCCAAAGCCGCGGTTTATTTCGAGTTGTCCGCAGAGCCGGGATATATGGATGAATATATGGCGGCGTTGTTCTTCCCGCATACCGACCTGGCGAAATTCCCTAACGTAAGGTTCAACTAA
- a CDS encoding AAA family ATPase, with protein sequence MGHTIAIAGKGGTGKTTISGLIIRLIKDKKLGSVLGVDADPNSNLGEALGMKPQETISGILDAVAASPDKIPAGMTKDRFIEYQVQTIIEEGEGFDLLTMGRPEGPGCYCFVNNVLKNIMARLLADYKFVVIDNEAGLEHLSRKTQASLDRLIVVSDPSSAGLRAAKRISDLTRELKLKVKSKLLIINRQDKEIDKNRIKDLGLEYIGDVPEDKGIMDLSIKNDPVFKLKKNSPALSVLTGLLDKII encoded by the coding sequence ATGGGCCATACCATTGCAATCGCCGGCAAAGGCGGGACAGGAAAAACCACTATTTCCGGCCTGATTATCCGGCTGATCAAAGATAAAAAACTCGGCTCAGTCCTGGGCGTAGACGCCGACCCCAACAGCAATCTCGGCGAGGCGCTGGGGATGAAGCCGCAAGAGACTATCAGCGGCATACTTGACGCAGTGGCGGCCAGCCCGGATAAGATCCCGGCGGGGATGACCAAGGATAGGTTCATCGAATACCAGGTCCAGACGATCATTGAAGAGGGAGAAGGTTTTGACCTGTTGACCATGGGCAGGCCCGAAGGCCCGGGTTGCTACTGTTTTGTCAATAATGTCCTGAAGAATATTATGGCCAGGCTTCTGGCGGATTATAAATTTGTGGTTATCGACAATGAAGCGGGTCTGGAACATCTTTCGCGCAAGACCCAGGCCAGCCTTGACCGGCTTATAGTGGTTTCCGACCCGTCGTCGGCGGGCTTAAGGGCGGCTAAACGGATAAGCGATCTGACTCGGGAACTCAAGCTTAAGGTGAAGAGCAAATTACTGATCATTAACCGCCAGGACAAAGAGATAGATAAAAACCGGATAAAAGACCTGGGGCTGGAATATATAGGGGATGTCCCTGAAGACAAGGGGATTATGGATCTTAGCATAAAGAACGACCCGGTATTTAAACTGAAAAAGAACAGCCCGGCTTTAAGTGTTCTGACAGGGTTGCTTGATAAAATAATCTAA
- a CDS encoding acetyl-CoA decarbonylase/synthase complex subunit delta gives MAIELMLDKWQGKISEVSIGATRAEGGSRGHVVKIGGEGALPFLADQAGLPNKPQIAFEIWDSAPSDWPDELAKQYSDVYSDPLAWAEKCVKAYKAKILCVKLQAAHPDFGNKTPEQEAEFISGLLKKVDVPLVILGCGDDDKDNLVLPACSEAAKNERCLIGSAVQDNYKTLTAAALADGHNIIAESPIDINIAKQLNILISDIGLSLDRIVINPTIGALGYGLEYAYSIMERARLSGLSADKMMALPFICLVGQEAWRAKEARVSTQEFPAFGPEKERGVIWESLTATALIQAGADLLVMRHPEAVKKVNEYIERL, from the coding sequence ATGGCTATCGAATTAATGTTGGATAAATGGCAGGGCAAGATCAGCGAGGTGAGCATCGGCGCGACCAGGGCGGAAGGCGGAAGCCGAGGTCATGTCGTTAAAATAGGAGGGGAAGGGGCGTTGCCGTTCCTGGCGGACCAGGCCGGACTGCCGAATAAACCGCAGATCGCTTTTGAGATCTGGGATAGCGCGCCTTCTGACTGGCCGGATGAACTGGCGAAACAATACAGCGACGTATACTCAGACCCTTTGGCCTGGGCGGAAAAATGCGTCAAGGCGTATAAGGCTAAAATACTTTGCGTGAAGCTTCAAGCCGCGCATCCGGATTTCGGGAATAAAACCCCGGAGCAGGAAGCAGAATTCATCTCCGGGCTTTTAAAAAAGGTGGATGTGCCTCTGGTGATCCTGGGATGCGGGGATGACGATAAGGATAATTTGGTCCTGCCCGCGTGTTCCGAGGCGGCCAAGAACGAACGCTGCCTGATCGGCAGCGCTGTCCAGGACAACTATAAGACTTTGACCGCCGCTGCGCTGGCGGACGGGCACAATATCATCGCTGAATCGCCGATCGACATAAACATCGCCAAACAGTTGAATATCCTGATCTCCGATATCGGGCTTTCTCTGGACAGGATCGTGATCAATCCCACGATAGGCGCTTTGGGATACGGCCTGGAATACGCGTATTCAATAATGGAAAGGGCCAGGCTTTCCGGGCTTTCCGCGGACAAGATGATGGCTTTGCCTTTTATCTGCCTTGTCGGCCAGGAAGCCTGGAGGGCGAAAGAAGCCAGGGTAAGTACGCAGGAATTTCCGGCGTTCGGCCCGGAAAAAGAGCGCGGGGTGATCTGGGAGAGCCTTACCGCCACTGCTTTGATCCAGGCAGGCGCGGATCTTCTGGTTATGCGTCATCCTGAGGCGGTCAAAAAAGTGAACGAATACATTGAGCGGCTTTAA
- a CDS encoding dihydropteroate synthase, whose product MFIIGELINGMYLSIARGIKEKDRAAIQQCALAQIKAGADALDINCGPASKEPVSDIQWLVETVQEVTDKMLVIDSSKPAVLEAGLKTAKNKAMINSTTADPEKMDILIPLAKKYSAKLIGLAMNSKGIPQNKDQRLELAAGIVAACSEADFPIEDLYLDPIVMPVNVGQAQMRDILEVIRDFTIISEPSPKTVVGLSNVSQGTSVRSLINRTFLTMAIGSGLDAAILDPLDDELMNSLITAELILNKQIYCESYLDAYRKK is encoded by the coding sequence ATGTTCATAATCGGCGAACTTATTAACGGGATGTATCTTTCCATCGCCCGGGGGATAAAAGAGAAGGATAGGGCCGCTATCCAGCAATGCGCCTTGGCCCAGATAAAAGCCGGCGCCGATGCCCTGGATATAAACTGCGGGCCCGCTTCCAAGGAGCCGGTAAGCGATATCCAGTGGCTGGTAGAGACTGTTCAGGAAGTCACGGATAAGATGCTGGTGATCGATTCCAGCAAGCCCGCGGTTCTCGAGGCCGGATTAAAAACAGCCAAGAACAAGGCGATGATCAATTCCACTACCGCCGACCCGGAGAAGATGGATATACTTATACCTCTGGCCAAAAAATACAGCGCCAAGCTTATCGGCCTGGCGATGAATTCAAAAGGCATACCGCAGAATAAAGATCAGAGGCTGGAGTTGGCAGCCGGGATCGTGGCCGCTTGTTCGGAAGCGGATTTCCCGATCGAGGATCTTTATCTTGATCCTATTGTTATGCCGGTTAATGTCGGCCAGGCACAGATGCGCGACATACTGGAAGTCATCCGCGATTTCACGATTATATCCGAACCCAGCCCGAAAACAGTGGTGGGCTTAAGCAATGTTTCCCAGGGGACCAGCGTAAGAAGCCTGATCAACCGGACATTCCTGACTATGGCCATAGGATCCGGCCTGGACGCGGCGATACTTGATCCTTTGGACGATGAGCTGATGAATTCATTGATCACCGCTGAATTGATATTGAACAAACAGATATACTGCGAGTCATATCTGGACGCTTACAGGAAAAAATAA
- the trpB gene encoding tryptophan synthase subunit beta: MLPDKRGYFGDFGGKFAPEALVFALDELTKEYLKVKNAPDFKSELAYYLKEYAGRPTPLYLAKNLSEELGIAKVYLKREDLLHTGAHKINNTLGQVLLAKRMGKSRVIAETGAGQHGVATATVAALFGLKCAIYMGQDDIKRQELNVYRMKLLGAEVVSVGTGSKTLKDAINEAFRDWVTNVKDTFYIFGTVAGPHPYPMIVRDFQSVLGKEARRQVLSRGKRLPDYLVACVGGGSNAMGLFYPFYNDRKVKFIGVEAAGRGLSSGQHAATLGRGKVGVLHGAKSYLLQDKAGQITETHSISAGLDYPGVGPEHSFFKETKRAEYVSVTDDEALEGFKLLSRSEGIIPALESSHAVAYLKNLGKKINKNSIVIVSISGRGDKDMGIVIPCLKL, from the coding sequence ATGCTGCCTGATAAAAGAGGATATTTTGGTGATTTTGGCGGGAAGTTCGCCCCTGAGGCGCTTGTTTTCGCTTTGGACGAACTTACTAAAGAGTATTTAAAGGTAAAGAACGCCCCGGATTTCAAATCCGAGCTTGCCTATTACCTTAAAGAATATGCCGGCCGGCCAACCCCGCTGTACCTGGCTAAAAACCTCAGCGAAGAGCTGGGGATAGCCAAGGTCTACCTGAAACGCGAAGACCTTTTGCATACCGGTGCGCATAAGATCAATAACACGCTGGGCCAGGTATTATTGGCCAAGCGCATGGGTAAGTCCAGGGTCATCGCCGAGACCGGCGCCGGCCAGCATGGCGTGGCCACCGCCACTGTAGCCGCGCTCTTCGGGCTTAAATGCGCCATATACATGGGTCAGGACGATATCAAGCGCCAGGAATTGAATGTTTACCGGATGAAGCTTTTGGGCGCGGAAGTCGTTTCCGTAGGCACCGGGTCGAAAACGCTCAAGGACGCCATTAACGAGGCATTCCGGGACTGGGTTACCAATGTAAAAGACACCTTCTATATATTCGGTACTGTCGCCGGGCCGCATCCGTATCCGATGATCGTCCGGGATTTCCAGTCTGTCCTGGGTAAAGAGGCGCGCAGGCAGGTCCTATCCCGGGGAAAAAGACTGCCTGATTATTTAGTTGCCTGCGTGGGCGGCGGAAGCAATGCCATGGGGCTTTTTTACCCGTTTTATAATGATCGTAAAGTTAAGTTCATCGGTGTGGAAGCGGCTGGCAGGGGATTGAGCAGCGGCCAGCACGCGGCTACTTTAGGCCGCGGAAAGGTCGGGGTATTGCACGGGGCCAAGTCGTATCTTTTGCAGGATAAAGCCGGGCAGATAACAGAAACGCATTCTATCTCCGCCGGCCTGGATTATCCGGGAGTAGGGCCGGAACACTCTTTTTTCAAGGAGACTAAAAGGGCGGAGTATGTTTCTGTGACCGACGATGAGGCCCTGGAAGGGTTTAAGCTCCTTTCCCGCAGCGAAGGCATAATCCCGGCTTTGGAATCTTCGCACGCGGTAGCTTATTTAAAAAATCTGGGCAAAAAGATAAATAAGAATTCCATTGTCATCGTTTCTATCTCAGGCAGGGGCGATAAGGATATGGGCATTGTTATCCCTTGTTTAAAACTATGA
- the trpA gene encoding tryptophan synthase subunit alpha, which yields MNRIDLKFRELKKKGRKAFIAFITAGYPDLATTSRLILEMEKAGVDIIELGIPFSDPMADGAVIQEASMDALKKKTDLRSIFKMVKSVRMKTEMPLCFMTYYNPVFSFGIDNFARQAKVCGVDGLIIPDLPPEEGKEIIAAARRTGLATVFFVSPTTADKRMRRICDSSQGFIYYVCLTGVTGERRELPRDLRGHIKKIKRFTKKPVCVGFGVSTSGQVKEVQSQADGVIVGSAIIKKIKENAGKKDLVSKIGGFVRNLKG from the coding sequence ATGAACAGGATCGACCTTAAATTCAGGGAATTGAAGAAAAAAGGCAGGAAGGCGTTCATTGCTTTCATTACCGCCGGTTATCCGGACCTGGCGACTACCTCTCGCCTTATATTGGAGATGGAAAAGGCGGGCGTGGATATCATTGAGCTGGGCATACCTTTCTCCGACCCGATGGCCGACGGAGCGGTGATCCAGGAAGCCTCGATGGATGCCTTGAAGAAAAAAACCGATCTGCGCTCCATTTTCAAAATGGTCAAGTCTGTCCGGATGAAAACGGAAATGCCGTTGTGCTTCATGACTTATTACAACCCGGTATTCTCTTTCGGCATCGATAATTTCGCCAGGCAGGCCAAGGTTTGCGGGGTGGACGGGTTGATCATCCCTGACCTGCCTCCGGAAGAAGGCAAGGAAATTATCGCAGCGGCAAGGAGAACCGGATTGGCCACGGTTTTCTTCGTTTCACCGACCACCGCGGATAAAAGGATGCGCAGGATATGCGATAGTTCGCAAGGGTTCATTTATTATGTTTGTTTGACCGGGGTTACCGGCGAGCGCAGGGAATTGCCGCGCGACCTTCGCGGCCATATAAAGAAAATAAAACGGTTTACCAAAAAGCCTGTATGTGTTGGTTTCGGGGTATCTACTTCCGGTCAGGTCAAAGAGGTGCAATCCCAGGCTGACGGGGTGATTGTGGGAAGCGCGATCATTAAGAAGATAAAGGAGAATGCCGGCAAAAAAGACTTGGTTTCAAAAATAGGCGGATTTGTCCGTAATTTAAAAGGATAG
- a CDS encoding insulinase family protein yields the protein MKEYNRAVLTNGVRVVSRPMPEKKSVALGIWVNVGSRCETPVNSGISHFLEHMVFKGTGKYTCQKIKESIEGVGGSFNGFTSEEVTCYLVKLPAVYLELALDILSEMVVDPIIPRDELERERTVVLEEIKMYKDQPQSYVHELLDKLLWPGHPLGMSILGTKASVTSLSRRDLIEYKKSRYTAANIVVSAAGSLDHDELVEKAVKRFAGLKRSGLNACGKFKGSLKHPQVSLCYKETEQTHLAAGFRGLNKEHPLRYALSLLNVILGGNSSSRLFSEIREKRGLAYEIGSGAKFLKDTGAFIVHAGVDNNKVKDTVELIFRELRRAIREKAGLAELKRAKEFLTGQMLLSLEDTMDQMFWIGEPTVSLDKTYSPEEIIAKVRQVSLEDLQQVCRLLFREDNTHIALIGPVKATESAVSGWARLK from the coding sequence ATGAAAGAATATAACAGGGCGGTGTTGACCAACGGTGTCAGGGTAGTAAGCCGGCCTATGCCGGAAAAGAAGTCTGTGGCTTTAGGGATATGGGTGAATGTTGGTTCCAGGTGTGAGACCCCGGTCAATTCCGGGATCAGCCATTTCCTGGAACATATGGTTTTTAAGGGGACAGGCAAATATACCTGTCAGAAGATAAAAGAATCCATAGAAGGGGTGGGCGGATCTTTTAACGGCTTTACCTCGGAAGAGGTTACCTGTTATCTGGTTAAATTGCCCGCTGTTTACCTGGAGTTGGCCCTGGATATCCTGTCGGAGATGGTCGTTGATCCGATCATACCCCGCGATGAGCTTGAGCGCGAACGCACAGTGGTCCTGGAAGAGATAAAAATGTATAAAGACCAGCCGCAAAGCTATGTCCATGAACTGCTGGATAAGCTTTTATGGCCGGGTCATCCGTTAGGTATGAGCATCCTGGGGACTAAGGCGTCGGTCACTTCGCTTAGCCGAAGAGACCTTATTGAATATAAGAAGAGCCGTTATACCGCGGCAAATATCGTGGTCAGCGCCGCGGGCAGCCTGGACCATGATGAACTGGTTGAGAAAGCGGTGAAAAGATTTGCCGGGTTGAAAAGATCCGGGTTGAACGCCTGCGGAAAATTCAAAGGATCACTGAAACATCCGCAGGTCAGCCTGTGTTATAAGGAGACCGAACAAACACACCTCGCGGCGGGGTTCCGCGGCCTGAACAAGGAACATCCTTTAAGGTATGCCTTAAGCTTATTGAACGTGATCCTGGGAGGGAATTCCTCCAGCAGGCTGTTCAGCGAGATCCGGGAAAAAAGAGGCCTGGCTTATGAGATCGGCAGCGGGGCGAAATTCCTCAAGGATACCGGCGCGTTCATTGTGCACGCCGGGGTGGATAATAACAAGGTCAAGGATACGGTAGAGCTTATTTTCAGGGAATTGCGCAGGGCTATCCGGGAGAAGGCCGGGCTTGCGGAGCTTAAACGGGCCAAAGAGTTCCTTACCGGACAAATGCTTTTGTCCCTGGAGGATACTATGGACCAGATGTTCTGGATCGGAGAGCCTACTGTGAGCCTGGATAAGACATATTCCCCGGAGGAAATAATCGCCAAGGTCAGGCAGGTAAGCCTTGAAGATTTGCAGCAGGTTTGCCGCCTGCTTTTCCGGGAAGATAACACTCATATCGCCTTGATCGGTCCGGTCAAGGCAACAGAATCCGCGGTATCCGGATGGGCGAGGTTAAAATGA